A window from Kovacikia minuta CCNUW1 encodes these proteins:
- the glgP gene encoding alpha-glucan family phosphorylase has product MVNTLDQTPAAHLSARLPRSLKRLADLAYNYWWCWASNQVSLFETINPDEWESCGHNPVTLLESISYERLTQLSIDPFYLKRLNSLADQFDRYMEAKDTWTSRVAPQISKEHPVAYFCAEFGIHESLPIYSGGLGILAGDHLKSASDLGVPMVGVGLLYRQGYFHQRLNRAGWQEDYYVDNPFDRMPLELMKDGQGNPIKVELQVRSRMVKVQVWRAQVGRVNLYLLDTDREDNDPIDRWLTGHLYGGNQETRIAQEIVLGIGGVRVLKALGIEPGVYHLNEGHAAFCLLEVARLEIQKTGKSFYDIEASVRDRCVFTTHTPVPAGHDVFSADLMDSFFAHYWDQLGLSREQFLALGARRLGDPWEPFGMTVLALRLCRAANGVSELHGFVSRQMWTVLYPERSEEKVPIGYITNGIHASTWTAPLLSDLYAEYLDQDWDTRVVDPELWAKIDQIPNAELWWRHQVLKECLIAHARHKIRTARQDRGEEWEYVSAADRILDPNILTIGFARRFSPYKRGDLLLRDAQRALKIFGDAERPVQIIFSGKAHPADEEGKRIIQRLMEWCKKPELWNRVAFIEDYDMYTARKLVQGVDVWLNNPRRPLEASGTSGQKVCLNGGINCSVLDGWWCEGYQADANGKGINGWAIGKDANTSDQNLQDKIDSDALYRLLEEEIVPLYYDQDKDGIPHGWVNMMKASIKSNSPAFNTHRMIADYVTQVYAPGTKAKVGLSLAKVPS; this is encoded by the coding sequence ATGGTAAATACACTTGATCAGACCCCTGCTGCCCACTTGAGCGCAAGGTTGCCTCGATCTCTAAAACGGCTGGCGGACCTGGCTTATAACTATTGGTGGTGCTGGGCGTCTAACCAGGTTTCTTTGTTTGAAACGATTAATCCTGACGAGTGGGAAAGTTGCGGGCACAACCCGGTTACTCTGCTGGAATCCATTTCCTACGAACGTCTGACTCAGCTTTCCATTGATCCCTTCTACCTGAAGCGGCTGAATTCCCTGGCAGACCAGTTCGATCGCTACATGGAAGCCAAGGATACGTGGACGAGTCGGGTTGCTCCGCAAATTTCGAAAGAGCATCCGGTTGCCTATTTCTGCGCCGAGTTCGGCATTCACGAATCACTGCCGATTTATTCCGGTGGTTTGGGAATTTTGGCGGGGGATCATCTAAAATCTGCTTCCGATCTGGGTGTTCCTATGGTGGGAGTGGGATTGCTTTATCGGCAAGGTTATTTCCACCAACGGCTAAATCGGGCTGGTTGGCAGGAGGACTACTACGTCGATAATCCCTTCGATCGCATGCCCCTGGAACTCATGAAAGACGGGCAGGGCAACCCAATTAAGGTCGAACTCCAGGTTCGCAGCCGGATGGTCAAGGTGCAGGTTTGGCGTGCCCAGGTGGGGCGGGTCAACCTTTACCTGTTAGACACTGATCGGGAGGACAATGACCCGATCGATCGCTGGCTAACGGGGCACCTCTATGGCGGTAATCAGGAAACTCGCATCGCCCAGGAGATTGTTTTGGGAATTGGGGGGGTGCGGGTGCTGAAGGCGCTAGGCATTGAGCCTGGCGTGTACCACCTGAATGAAGGACATGCCGCCTTTTGTTTATTGGAAGTTGCTCGGCTAGAGATCCAGAAGACGGGCAAATCCTTCTATGACATTGAAGCATCGGTGCGCGATCGGTGCGTCTTCACGACCCATACCCCCGTCCCGGCTGGGCACGATGTTTTCTCCGCTGACCTGATGGATTCCTTCTTTGCCCACTATTGGGATCAGTTGGGATTGTCCCGTGAGCAATTTCTGGCGTTGGGTGCCCGCCGCCTGGGAGACCCCTGGGAACCCTTTGGGATGACTGTTCTGGCATTGCGCCTGTGTCGAGCTGCCAACGGAGTTAGCGAACTGCATGGGTTTGTTTCTCGCCAGATGTGGACGGTGTTGTACCCCGAACGATCGGAAGAAAAAGTTCCCATTGGCTACATCACAAATGGTATTCATGCTTCCACCTGGACTGCTCCTTTGCTCAGCGATCTGTACGCCGAGTATCTGGATCAGGACTGGGACACCCGAGTGGTCGATCCAGAACTGTGGGCAAAAATAGACCAAATTCCCAATGCAGAGCTGTGGTGGCGGCATCAAGTGCTTAAGGAATGTCTGATCGCCCACGCCCGCCACAAAATTAGAACGGCACGGCAGGATCGGGGCGAAGAGTGGGAGTATGTCAGTGCTGCCGATCGGATTCTCGATCCAAACATTCTAACGATCGGATTTGCCCGCCGCTTCAGCCCCTACAAACGGGGAGATCTGCTGCTTCGGGATGCTCAACGTGCCCTTAAGATCTTTGGCGACGCAGAACGTCCAGTGCAGATTATCTTCTCTGGCAAAGCTCACCCCGCAGATGAGGAGGGCAAGCGGATCATCCAACGATTGATGGAATGGTGCAAGAAGCCAGAACTCTGGAATCGGGTCGCCTTTATTGAAGACTATGACATGTATACTGCCCGCAAACTGGTGCAGGGTGTGGATGTCTGGCTCAACAATCCCCGTCGTCCTCTGGAAGCTTCTGGCACCAGTGGTCAAAAGGTCTGTCTGAACGGTGGCATCAACTGTAGTGTACTGGATGGCTGGTGGTGTGAAGGCTACCAGGCAGATGCCAACGGTAAGGGGATCAATGGGTGGGCGATCGGCAAAGACGCCAACACCAGTGATCAAAATCTCCAGGATAAGATCGACTCAGATGCCCTCTATCGCCTGTTAGAGGAGGAAATTGTCCCCCTCTACTACGACCAGGACAAAGACGGCATCCCCCACGGTTGGGTCAATATGATGAAGGCATCCATTAAGTCCAACTCCCCTGCCTTCAATACCCATCGGATGATTGCCGACTATGTAACCCAGGTCTATGCGCCTGGCACAAAGGCGAAGGTAGGGCTGAGCCTGGCGAAGGTTCCTTCTTAG
- a CDS encoding Tab2/Atab2 family RNA-binding protein produces MSTWETDFYRRPLQDETGNILWELLVCDPDGSLRYQAFCPQSQVSAGWLTEQLQQLVDAGNPLPKIIRAFRPQTFNLLEVACKPLGIEVEPTRQTPTLKHWLDERSRQYPTEPNYNGQPYQALDLEKPPPVPLPENLWGEQWRFAALAAGDLVEAFTGRMIPILELPEPLFPIRLGLASTIAVPGVVIRAGRKSMQLAQWLQQARPDSLNYMAGAPDGLILEAGFVDRWIVATFEDAEVTTAARTYEQRKLSSKGLHFLLVQPDDSGMTYSGFWLLRS; encoded by the coding sequence ATGTCCACCTGGGAAACTGACTTCTACCGCCGCCCACTGCAAGATGAAACCGGCAATATCCTTTGGGAATTGCTAGTTTGCGATCCGGATGGCAGTTTGCGTTATCAGGCTTTTTGTCCCCAATCTCAAGTCAGTGCTGGTTGGTTAACCGAGCAATTGCAGCAACTGGTGGATGCGGGGAACCCTTTACCCAAAATAATTCGCGCGTTTCGCCCCCAGACATTTAATTTGCTGGAAGTTGCCTGCAAACCGTTGGGCATTGAGGTGGAACCGACCCGTCAGACTCCAACCTTAAAGCACTGGTTGGATGAGCGATCGCGTCAGTATCCAACCGAACCGAACTACAACGGGCAACCTTACCAGGCTTTAGACCTGGAAAAGCCTCCCCCTGTCCCCTTACCCGAAAACCTTTGGGGGGAACAATGGCGCTTTGCGGCGCTGGCTGCTGGTGATCTTGTGGAAGCCTTTACGGGACGGATGATTCCCATCCTGGAACTGCCAGAGCCGTTGTTCCCCATTCGATTAGGTCTTGCTTCAACCATTGCCGTTCCGGGGGTGGTCATTCGCGCGGGGCGGAAATCGATGCAACTGGCGCAATGGTTGCAACAAGCCCGTCCAGACTCGCTCAACTACATGGCAGGTGCCCCTGACGGACTCATTTTGGAAGCAGGGTTCGTCGATCGCTGGATTGTTGCAACCTTTGAGGATGCCGAAGTCACCACTGCTGCCAGAACCTATGAACAGCGCAAGCTATCCAGCAAAGGACTCCATTTTTTGTTAGTTCAACCCGATGATTCGGGCATGACTTACAGCGGATTTTGGCTACTCCGATCGTAA